DNA from Bradyrhizobium japonicum USDA 6:
CGGTGGAAATCGGCGAGGAGGGACGGCAAGCGCACGGCTGCCGTCGTCTCCATCGAGCCGATCGCGAGCGGTCCCTTCGGCTCGCCGTCGTCACGCGCGGCGAGCACGGCCTCGCGTGATAGCGCGGCCATCCGCTGTGCGTAGGGCAGGAGGCGTTTGCCGGCGCCGGTCAGCGTCATGCCGCGGCTGTGGCGTTCGAACAGCGGTGTACCGATCTCCGCTTCCAGCGCCTTCACGCGCTGGGTGACGTTGGATTGCACCGTGTTGAGCTCTTCGGCGGCGCGGGTGATGCCGCCGGTACGGGCGACCGCGGCAAAGGTCTGGATATCGCTGAGTTCCATGGCGGCGTCGTTTCGCTTTTGTGATGGCAGCGTTCGCAACAATTCATTTTTCGAGAATGCTAGTCGCGCCTAGTCTCCCTGTCCAGATTGGGGAGGGGCTATGCCCATTGAGACGTCGCTGACCAGGCTGCTGGAGATTGAGCATCCCATCCTGCTGGCGCCGATGGATATCGTCGCCGGCAGCCGGCTAGTGACGGCTGTGAGCCGTGCCGGCGGTTTCGGCATTCTGGGCGGCGGCTATGGCGAGAAGGTGTGGCTGGAGCAGGAGACTGCGAAGCTTGCGGGCTTGTCGGCGCCATTCGGGATCGGCTTCATCACCTGGAGCCTCGCCAAGCGGCCCGAGCTTCTCGATCTAGCGCTCGCCGCAAAACCGTCTGCGATCATGTTGTCGTTTGGCGATCCCGCGCCATTCGCGCCGAAGATCAAGTCCGCCGGCGCACGTCTGATCTGCCAAGTGCAGGATGAAGCCATGGCGCGGCAGGCGCTCGATGCCGGCGCCGACATCCTGATCGCGCAGGGCACAGAGGCGGGCGGTCACGGCGCCTCCCGCACCACCGTCGATCTCGTGCCTGCAATCGTCGATCTTGCCGCGGGTCGCGTGCCTGTCGTCGCGGCCGGCGGCATCGCCGACGGGCGCGGTCTTGCCGCCATGATGATGCTGGGGGCGAGCGGCGTGCTGCTCGGCACGCGCTTCTATGCGAGCCAGGAGGCTGATGGCGCGGAGGAGGCCAAGCGGCGCATCTGCGCAGCGAACAGCGGCACGACCGTGCGCGGCATCATCTTCGATCTCTCGCGCAACAATGTCTGGCCGGCGCCGTTCACGGGAAGATGTCTGGTCAACGACCACGCCAGACGCTGGATCGGCCGCGAGGTCGAGCTGATGCAGAATGTTGCCGCAGTCGCGGCGGACTATGCCGCGGCAAAGGCCGCCGGCAATTTCGACGTTGCGGCCGTGATCGCGGGCGAGGCGGCCGGATTGATTCATGATATTCCACCGGCCGTCGAGATCGTGGAGCGGATTGCGATTGAAGCGGAGCAGCTTCTTGCCGGGCGACGCAACGCGATAGTCGCGGCGTAGATTTCTTCACCCTCCCCTGGAGGGGGAGGGTCGCTACGCATGTAGCGAAGCGAAATGCGTAGCGGGGTGGGGTGATCTCTCCACTCGGGCAGTGTCTCAATGGAGAGACTGTCACCCCACCCCGCTCGCGCTTCGTGCGATCGACCCTCCCCCTCCAGGGGAGGGTAAGAACGAACTAAACGAGAGAGACACACCATGTGGCCTGACCGTCGACTGATCGATCTCTTCAAGACCGAATTCCCCATCGTGCTGGCGCCGATGGCCGGTGTGATGGATGCCGAACTGGTGATCGCCGTGGCAGAGGGCGGCGGGCTCGGCTCGCTGCCGAGCGCGATGCTGTCGCCGGAGAAGGCGCGCGAACAGGTCAACATCATTCGCCAGCGGGTGAAGGCGCCGGTGAACATGAACTTCTTCTGCCACACGCCGGTTGACCTCACGACTGAGGCCGAAGCGCGCTGGAAGCAGCGGCTTACGGGCTATTACACCGAGCACGGCCTCGATCCCGCCGCGCCCATCAACGCCGCGAACCGTGCGCCGTTCGACGCCGCCTTCTGCGAGGTCGTCGAGGAGCTGAGGCCGGAGATCGTCAGCTTTCATTTCGGCCTGCCGGAGCAGGCGCTGCTCAAGCGCGTCAAGGCGGCCGGCTGCCTCGTCATCTCGTCCGCCACGACGGTGAAGGAAGCAGTCTGGCTGGAAGAGCGCGGCGTCGATGCCGTCATTGCGCAAGGCGCCGAGGCGGGTGGGCATCGCGGCATGTTCCTGACCGACAAGATCTCCGAGCAGCCCGGCACCTTTGCGCTGGTGCCGCAGGTCGCCGACGCCGTGAAGGTGCCTGTCATCGCGGCAGGTGGTATCGCCGACGGGCGCGGCATCGCCGCAGCCTTTGCGCTCGGCGCATCCGGCGTGCAGATCGGCAGCGCCTATCTGCGCTGCCCGGAATCCAAGGTCAGCGCAGGCGGGCGCAAGGCGCTGGCTGAAGCGCGGGACGATTCCACCGTCATCACCAATGTCATGACCGGGCGTCCGGCGCGCGGCGTCCAGAACCGCCTGATGCGCGAAGCCGGCCCGATCTCGCCCGAGGCGCCGCCATTTCCCCATGCCGCGACCGCGCTGGGGCCGCTGAAGGCGGCTGCCGAAAAGCAGGGCAGGGTGGATTTCACCAATCTCTGGGCCGGTCAGGCCGTGGCCCTGGGCCGCGAGGTCCCCGCAGTCGAATTGACCCGGGATTTCGCCAAATCGGCGCTGGCGCGCATGAAAGCGCTGGCTGGATAGGGCGCGATGACGTTCGACATCGCGCTTTAGGCTATTGTTTGCGCATGATCTTTTCGGAAAACCGCTGCGCACTTTTCCGGATCATGCGCCCAGCGCCGGTTGCGGCGCAAAACCGGCCTCTGCTATACGGCAGTTAGATTTTGCCGTGAGAGGCCTTATATAATGTCCGTCGACGACGCTACCGTCCGCCGCATCGCGCATCTGGCGCGCATTGCGGTTTCCGAGGGCGAGGTTCCGCATCTGCAGGGCGAGCTCAACGCCATGCTCGCCTTTGTCGAGCAGCTCTCGGAGGTCAACGTCGAGGGCGTGGAGCCGATGACCTCGGTCACCCCGATGCAGATGAAGAAGCGGCAGGACGCGGTCAATGACGGCGAGATCGCCGACGATATCGTTGCCAACGCGCCCGCGACCGAAGGTCACTTCTTCCTTGTGCCCAAGGTGGTCGAGTGACCTAGCGTTTTCGAGCGAAGTGGAAGCCGGTTCGCGTAAAGAAAACGCGTCAAACTAAAGAGCCTCAGGACCAAGTCCGATGTGCATGCTTTGCGACGATGAGAAGGCCTATCAGGCCTACATGAACTATCTCGACAAGATGGAGCGGCAGGGCAAGGCTGCCGATCCCAACGTCGCCGTCAATGCCGTGCTCGACGAGATCGAGGCCGCCGCGAACGCCGCCGCCAAGAAAAAAGACGACCCGGCCAACGACAAAACCCTGTCTCCGTTCTTCTGCAGCCCGATCAATAAATGACCGATTTGACATCGCTGACGCTCGCGGAGGCCCGCAAGGGCCTCGCGGCCAAGACTTTCACGTCCCTCGAGCTGACCGACGCGCATCTGAACGCGATCGAAGCCGCACGCGTGCTCAATGCCTTCGTGATGGAGACGCCCGATCGCGCGCGCGACATGGCGAAGGCCGTGGACGAGAAGATCGCCAAGGGTGAGGGCGGCCCGCTCGCCGGCATCCCGCTCGGCATCAAGGATCTGTTCGCGACCAAGGGCGTGCGGACCACGGCGTGCTCGAAGATCCTCGGCAATTTCGTGCCGACCTATGAGTCCACCGTGACCTCGCAGCTGTGGCGCGATGGTGCGGTGATGCTCGGCAAGCTCAACAATGACGAGTTCGCGATGGGCTCGGCGAACGAGACCTCCTGCTTCGGTCCCGTCGGCAATCCCTGGCGGCGTGAGGGAAGCAACACGACGCTGGTGCCGGGCGGCTCGTCCGGCGGCTCGGCCTCGGCCGTGGCGGCGCTGCTGTGCATGGGCGCGACCGCGACCGACACCGGCGGCTCGATCCGCCAGCCGGCGGCGTTCACCGCGACCGTCGGCATCAAGCCGACCTACGGCCGCTGCTCGCGCTGGGGCATCGTCGCCTTCGC
Protein-coding regions in this window:
- a CDS encoding NAD(P)H-dependent flavin oxidoreductase, with amino-acid sequence MPIETSLTRLLEIEHPILLAPMDIVAGSRLVTAVSRAGGFGILGGGYGEKVWLEQETAKLAGLSAPFGIGFITWSLAKRPELLDLALAAKPSAIMLSFGDPAPFAPKIKSAGARLICQVQDEAMARQALDAGADILIAQGTEAGGHGASRTTVDLVPAIVDLAAGRVPVVAAGGIADGRGLAAMMMLGASGVLLGTRFYASQEADGAEEAKRRICAANSGTTVRGIIFDLSRNNVWPAPFTGRCLVNDHARRWIGREVELMQNVAAVAADYAAAKAAGNFDVAAVIAGEAAGLIHDIPPAVEIVERIAIEAEQLLAGRRNAIVAA
- a CDS encoding NAD(P)H-dependent flavin oxidoreductase — encoded protein: MWPDRRLIDLFKTEFPIVLAPMAGVMDAELVIAVAEGGGLGSLPSAMLSPEKAREQVNIIRQRVKAPVNMNFFCHTPVDLTTEAEARWKQRLTGYYTEHGLDPAAPINAANRAPFDAAFCEVVEELRPEIVSFHFGLPEQALLKRVKAAGCLVISSATTVKEAVWLEERGVDAVIAQGAEAGGHRGMFLTDKISEQPGTFALVPQVADAVKVPVIAAGGIADGRGIAAAFALGASGVQIGSAYLRCPESKVSAGGRKALAEARDDSTVITNVMTGRPARGVQNRLMREAGPISPEAPPFPHAATALGPLKAAAEKQGRVDFTNLWAGQAVALGREVPAVELTRDFAKSALARMKALAG
- the gatC gene encoding Asp-tRNA(Asn)/Glu-tRNA(Gln) amidotransferase subunit GatC — translated: MSVDDATVRRIAHLARIAVSEGEVPHLQGELNAMLAFVEQLSEVNVEGVEPMTSVTPMQMKKRQDAVNDGEIADDIVANAPATEGHFFLVPKVVE